The sequence ttagttgaactGTTATGATGATAAGATAAGTAGAAACCAACTATAAAAGCACACATGAATACATAACTAATTTTGAAACATAGATTGTAGTATTTTGAAAGTCAGGAGGCCTCAAAATTTTGTGATAACAATCGAGaaggtaaagaaattttattttattcgataaaGTTATTTCTAATTGGTGGAAATAAAGAATTTACTATTTATCTATTGTATAACTAATTAATGTGCGTATTAATTCAGTTAATCTAAAAATAACCTACAGCTGTAAGTTGTCTAACAGAACTGCATTTAAAGGTTAATACCTTAGCGTTGTTGTCAACTTTAATAATTCGTACAACAAAACAAGTAAAACCTTCTATTTCTGCGTATAATTCTATTCATTTGTccaagtaactaaaaaaaaaaaaaaaaaaaaaaagtaaatgattttttttattttttttttattttggttgcgagcttgaaaaaataatacaggagaaatttattttttttatttacagaataaactTCATTGTAAAACAACTTTTCATAAAAAGCGAATTTCAATGAAaggtttcattactttattattttatcattattttaacatCGCTTTATTACTTTATCATCGAAATGAACGAGAAGTGAAACGAGATTTTAccgtaatatgtatttttttcacaatttatgtgcaatttacgttttaattttaactaatttcataattcactacttaaaattaattttaaattttctaattttataaatgaaggtGATGTTAGAGTACGGAAACGACATCATATTTCAAAACAGAGATATAAGGAGGTAGAAACATTTATGGATGTACATAGttagaaaataactattttatggtgtatttgaaatttttatcagataTCTTAGATCCACCACACTgaagcaatcttttttttttaaataagaagaggACATGCGATACAcgatttcaatgtaaaatttaacgataaaaacgATGTCGAAAGCTGTTTCTCGATAACTCCGTTTTTAAGTTGTAAgcaataaaaatcacaaaaacggaaaaatcgcgtTAGTAATAAAGCCTCTAATTGACTTTTCTATTTCGTATTAtattcagaattacatccaataaaaaattttaaataattaaggttgaaattaacgctcaaaatataataacattcctcacaacaacaataataataataattagcaacattattacaaattaaatgattaggataacttataatatttactttaatttaatcaaaatatttaattttaagatttaattaaatttttttattcctaaattagttaacacaataaattttgaaaaaaatttaaaaattttttaaatttaaaaactgtactaCAAATTTAGAGGAATAAATCAGCTGTTACTTTACAACAATGCAAGTTATTACCTATCTAACTGACTTCCTACTTGTATTCTTGTATTCTTTGTTCTCTAgttcaaatattattatcatatgaattactattattattatctttgtttgtttgatgatttagttttttcaaataataataattcatcctTTAAATggtttgattttaaaatgtttcttatttaaattcaaattgtttatttctctaaaatgtttaatttttttgttagaaaatttttttttttttttttttaattttgtttcgtttataatacctagttaaaatctataatattttaatgtgttttatttttaataaacttcaaaattcttaaatttttgctTACTTTCTGTGAACTTTATCCATACCATTTActcggaatcaaattctctacaagtccTGTTTagaacttttatgtgtttattaccgatctaaaaaagctattttattccaaatataaaatagttgttttttgaccccaatcttttgttttttaccccaAATCTCtcgaaaaaaactaaaaatacaattctgtgatcaatttttttttcaatttttcaaatcatataaAATCGCTAAAAACAACTCACCTTAGGTTCAAAGAATTACACTCTCGCTTAGTTTgactgaaggcgcagaaatcagaacgaaatctttcgccagccaacACTTGCCAGTAAAGCGTTTCTGAAATTATGTTtgcatgaattttcttttttattttcaccagtagaatatatcctgaaagtCTGTTACatacttcgtgaatcactctgtatatgcctttttatcgaaaattaagatagaaaacattatttcacaaaaatattttacagaaattaaaaattatataatgatattagATTTTGagttaataatagtatttaacaaTGTATTTTCTGCAGCGTTTTGTATAAAAAGCCTAAAGTTTGTCTGTCTGATAttttgttctcgcatcacgcgagaaccaaccgatcgagtactttcaaatttacaggataaCTTTTTGTTATACCAAGGAAGGTTTTAAACGATAGACTGAGGTCCTAGCTCCCATGGCGACGaattgtgaattaaatatattcgttaaagaaaaaaagattaatcattttatttctttattattatattcaactagcggttgaactcgtcatcgtaaaatcagctgatttacgaaggcaagagttctaaggttcgggAACTTGTAAAGGTAGTTGTTCTTTTGTATGGATTGGAATGCTAGACTATAAgataccagttttctttggtggttggctttcaattaaccacatgcctcaggagtggtcgacctgagctTGTTACTTAtattgcactacatctgcagctatgTTAGGTCTGGCAGGCCATGATTGCAGCTGACCACATTCACACCCAGAtgcggcagtagctggaaaactggttggagaaaacaaacgttattgttatatttatacgaCCATAGCTACagaaatcaattataaatttttcgtcgtcaaaggtatgTGAATTTAGTTACcgtaattactattattctgtcttttgtaattcaatttctttctcaggtttctataaagcctgcattttttaactgttatttatcagtattattcctacaaccatgagggtaatgaACACTATGGGGGTCAAGAGTgcggagccctctggctagacggaaaCGGAGAGCGAAGAGATCTTTACGGCTCTTTGGCCCGGGGGAGCCCTTCGGTTGGCTCCGGGGTTCTCCTGTGCCTACCTAGACCCGGGGGGTCCCTGCCTGgacggtcgggcgagcgaagtAAGCCCCGGGGCGGCTAGTTATAATATAAGTTTTTCAATTATCTAATTCACGTTAATTATGGATACTTTCTTTTAAACTCTGGTGTGTAATAAACCAATCTTGTGACCAgtttcaaacaaatttggattacAGCAAATTTCTCTGTTTTGTACATTTATAACAAGCATATAGATAGAATAATTATCCGTagttttaggtttaaaaaaaaattgttgtaaattatgaaaatttttcttgttttcctaTTTAGATCAAAAGGAAACATATACAAGAAaactgaattgttttttaatcattcataaaaaaattttaattaatattgaaaaatgaataagaaaaaccaaatttgaaaattaagctGATAAATGTTATTGGATgttttttacaaagtttaaaggagaagttattatgttataaaatgttctatcttttagaatttaaatgctaattaaaaaaagaaaataaagacttATGCAACTATAAAATACTTAGAATACTATTAAGCAACCGTGTATTACTTAGAACCATTCCAGACTGGGGAAATTCATCATCATATTGGATACTACTTGTATTAATGAAAAGCAATGaagtttatttatgaaaaatagaagtttattttgtagtttttatatttaaaactttattttgtttattttatggttaaaaattaatcataaaaaaatgaggTAAGAGTTTCTTCCTCATTAATaactcttttcttttacttttaccaattttattttttattttatattgtttaaagatTACATACGTAATAAATACGCTACACcgaattttaattcaatatagatgaaaaattattaatttttttttttcagaattaccttgaaattttttaaatctaccttCGCTCAcgatttttactatattttatgtattaatttcctgaaaattagaatctgtaaaaattgtttaaaatttcgcGCAATAGTTATTCAGTACTAAGTAATGActttaataagcaaataaaaatatcttctatatgatagttgagtttttatttttcttccaacAATAAGTTTCTGAAAGAAACTTATACCGGGAAAAAAGCAttccttaaaaaacaaattattataataatcagagTAGTTGgtgcattttgtaatttttcaaattgagAACCTTCTGATTTCTATAAATCGTTcaaatacgtaatttaatattttagaagcCTACAAAACAATTTCAGAGCTTCAAATATGTCAAAtatctttttaagtttttcaaaattctttttttgtgtattgctttatttacaatcagtttgctgaataatgaaactataagtaaatcgtACAGTGAATTATGACTTGAAAGGGAAGCATCCAGTGATATCTTCCTAAACAATATAAAGGTTCAAACACAgtatagtacaataaatattttatcaaaaatataacaataaaattaaatagttaacaaaacagaacaagcaattgaatgtaaaaaaattgtaaaacacatGAGAATAAAAAGAAGACAACAGATTAACACTGGTCATATAtaagaaacaaagtaaaaaccataaaatttaaaaattcataactacaaaacaaaataattagtcCAAAAAGCAGATAAACGGATAGATTTAAATCTATGTTACTGttacagaaattatatataattagatgCAACAAATTGTTGTGCAGTAAAAGAGATTAGTggtgcaaaaaaattatattgtaataatggCGCAGAATATAATTACTTGGGGAAAAAGAATATTGTGTCCTTCCTCACCACCccgcagaaaaaaaaaaacaattcaagaagaTAATAAAGGTTGTGTTTGTATAAAAAGACAAGACAGTATTCATATTTCGTTCTATGCATAttctcaagtaatacaaaaatgtacTTTCCCTCTGTTATATCATGTTTTCCTGAGAATTCAATTCCTATTCTATACTCATTCCACCTccatataaaaactataatccTATCAAAtagaacattaaattattttgctgTTGATCCTCAGAACATCCAGACAATTAAGAAACGTTGTTTTATCAGTGCAAATAATACAAGCAGCTGTCTACATTTTTATgaaccttttgtttttttaatggtatGGAGATTCGAGATAAAATCCTAACATCTTtgaaattttatcctatttcatTTCTCAAAAGAGTATATCATAAACCTAGTTTCCATTAACACAACTGAACGTTTGTATGTGATATGACATGACATGAAATACACGTATTGTAAAAATTGTCAAACTAACTTCAAGAGCAATAAATATCTATGTTAAATATACTCGTATCAAAACAgataaggaattaaataatattatgttattttttttataaacatccaCACCATACAAGCAATAgccgattaatcaaattcactgcatttataaaaaaatttgatcaaattttcaacattttataaattgaaaggttaACTGTACAgctgaacgataacgatacaaataagtGATCAcatggtttgccctttgttcaatttgttataaaaatatgtttatttaactttcaccatcagtgcatgctgaTGGTGAAAGTTTGACTTTGATTAATCGCTCCAActttggagaataacatatataatttgtatatttaacgtcaattagacgaggttagtgagcaaagcgagcgtaagttatgtttggcttaaatatAAACTTTCCGGTCTTTCATCGACGtgtttggtatgtgtcgacattcaccggagaatattgacaatctctaatttcggtctttcacagtAACATACACGTACGTATTTTCAAACGTACAGATAAAACACCAGCAAGTATCAATTAAATCTCTTCAAAGATTTATTCACGACATCTGATTCGAACTAAAATTAAGTACATTAGCACAGTAGAGAAAACAGAACCAATACATTACAATTATAGGTACTCAGTtacaagtgaaaaataatatgatGACTGCATAACGAGGCTGAAAGAGAAATTccaatttatcataattttattacccaaaataaatgaaattcctggattttttacagctattttattattataaagatgaGGTGCAATTTATAATAGCTAAATATAAGAAACAAGGCCAGGGAAGCGCCTTCTTGCGGATGATATCTTGGTCTTATCGCACGCAAGAGCGAAAAGGTTGGGACACTCTGATGAGGCATGGAGGACCCTCAAGGTGTCAGAGGTTGGTCGCGCGAGGGTCGGATGCGCACTCGAACTCCAACTAGTGGTAGGAAGGGAAGAGTAGCCCACTTAAGGAGGGTATTACGGCAACGTCTTTCAGACGGTTACCGGTTGACCTAGTGTggttaaaaaaggatttaaaaaatatatgtataaaagaaacaagaattttataaacagataacTCATTTCCAAACCTTACACCGTAGACTGAAGATTAAACAAgcgtattaaaaaacaattagacgttttttaaaatgataatattttaggaAATCGGAAAAGTCTGTCAAGCTTTAAAAACTACATTGTACAATTATACAGAGTGGTCCAAAAGTCGCAGTACTGTCAATTACttcagaagttgtaaagaaaatgaaacatttggatacacCAACGTAAATTAGGAATGAGGGCCCACCTTTGGGGTATAACACAacaatggctgccattttgaatcGTCGTCCATTTATTTAAACGGGAAGGGGGTCATGAGACGTATCAAAATAGATTGAAACTTTACCAGGAATTCATTTCTTCAATCAGATTTCACATAACTGTTATGTGTAGGAGTTATTGGCATCCAAAATTGACACTGGAGGGCTACATGATGTGTTCAGTATGTCGACAATTTTGTTGTACGCGTAACTTCAGTCGCTTAATTAAATCAGCAGACACTTACAGAAACACTTCTGGTGCGATTTCCGTTCAGCACAGCGTAATTCTTTGTTGCAGATGGTGAACATCACGAATCTTCTCTGCGTAAACAAGTTGCTTCAAATTTGAAGGAACTCAATGAGCTAAAAggcttttttttaggaaatttcctaaaaaataaaagtccATGGGTGTGAGGTAATCTTGGTGGCCATTCCACTGGGCCACGCTGACCAATCCATTGCCCAGGCATCTGGACATCGAGCCACTGACGAACATTTACCCCAAAGTGTGGCGAGGcatcattttgttgaaaaaataaagggAATTCCATCTTCATTTAAAAGGAAAGGAAAGACAGTGTCTCTCAGCACGTCTAAATACCTCTCGGAATTAAGTGTTCCATCGATGAAGACTGATTCAACCACACGAGTACTCCATATCCCACACCAcaccataattttaacatttccaaCAACATTGGATGGGTCAATCCAGTGGGCATTTTCATCACACCAATATCGGTGATTCTGTCGGTTCACTTCGCCACTAACATAAAACACTGCCTTGTCACTGAATAGGATACTCTGTGAGAATGTAGGATTGTTCTGATATTGAAGTAATGCCCACGAACAGAACTCGATACGTCTGTCTGGGTCATCTTTAGAAAGTTTTTGcagcatttacattttaaatgggtGCCATTTGTTGCTATGAAGAATACTCAGAATGGAGGAACGACTAACACCAATTTCACTTGCAAGACATTGAGTGCTGCGTTGTGGGCTCCTCGCAAAGGCAGCTAAAACTATCATCGAGGTTGTCTCATCAGTGGAAGATTTGGGACGACCATTACGTCACCTGTCTGACACATTTCCAATTTCCTTGAATTAGGATATGAGACTGTAACGGTTGTACAGCCATTCCAGCC comes from Lycorma delicatula isolate Av1 chromosome 3, ASM4794821v1, whole genome shotgun sequence and encodes:
- the LOC142320766 gene encoding uncharacterized protein LOC142320766; amino-acid sequence: MPTGLTHPMLLEMLKLWCGVGYGVLVWLNQSSSMEHLIPRGIYRVIHEVCNRLSGYILLVKIKKKIHANIISETLYWQVLAGERFRSDFCAFSQTKRECNSLNLRLAVIADQQRSLLSSNLKIIQMEEYWIVKYSALEASERRVQVTGMLNPQRFDAGRESFVRNTIAEEAILNAVHVSPSPVSEGCLC